The following are from one region of the Yoonia sp. R2331 genome:
- the eno gene encoding phosphopyruvate hydratase produces the protein MSTIVDIHAREILDSRGNPTVEVDVILEDGTMGRAAVPSGASTGAHEAVEKRDGDKGRYMGKGVLEAVAAVNGEIADTIVGFDATEQVAIDMAMIELDGTANKGRLGANAILGVSMAVAKAAADFTAQPLFRYIGGTSARTLPVPMMNIINGGEHADNPIDIQEFMIMPVAAENIREAVRMGSEVFHTLKKELSAAGHNTGIGDEGGFAPNLASTRDALDFIMTSIKKAGYEPGKDIYLALDCASTEYYRDGKYDMKGEGKVLSSAENADYLAALCADYPIISIEDGMAEDDWDGWKLLTDKIGDKIQLVGDDLFVTNPARLADGIAKGSANSMLVKVNQIGSLTETLQAVDMAHRAQFTNVMSHRSGETEDATIADLAVATNCGQIKTGSLSRSDRLAKYNQLIRIEEMLGETATYAGRSILKN, from the coding sequence ATGAGCACCATTGTCGATATCCACGCCCGCGAAATCCTTGATAGCCGGGGCAATCCGACGGTCGAGGTGGATGTGATCCTTGAAGACGGCACAATGGGCCGTGCGGCCGTGCCATCGGGTGCGTCGACAGGTGCGCATGAAGCGGTGGAAAAGCGCGACGGCGACAAGGGCCGGTACATGGGCAAAGGTGTGCTGGAGGCTGTGGCCGCCGTGAACGGCGAGATCGCGGACACCATCGTGGGCTTTGACGCAACCGAGCAAGTTGCCATCGACATGGCGATGATTGAACTCGACGGCACCGCAAACAAGGGTCGTCTGGGGGCCAATGCAATTCTGGGCGTGTCGATGGCGGTGGCCAAGGCGGCAGCAGATTTCACTGCACAGCCCCTGTTTCGCTATATCGGCGGAACCTCGGCCCGCACCCTGCCCGTGCCAATGATGAACATCATCAATGGCGGCGAACATGCGGATAACCCGATTGATATTCAGGAATTCATGATCATGCCGGTGGCCGCCGAGAACATCCGCGAGGCGGTGCGCATGGGGTCTGAGGTGTTCCACACGCTTAAGAAAGAGCTGTCGGCGGCGGGACATAACACCGGTATCGGTGATGAAGGCGGCTTTGCCCCCAATTTGGCGTCCACGCGCGATGCGCTCGATTTCATCATGACCTCGATCAAGAAGGCCGGTTATGAGCCGGGCAAGGACATCTATCTGGCGCTCGACTGTGCCTCGACCGAGTATTATCGCGACGGCAAGTACGACATGAAGGGCGAAGGCAAGGTGCTGAGCAGTGCCGAGAATGCCGATTATTTGGCCGCCCTCTGCGCCGACTATCCGATTATCAGCATCGAAGACGGCATGGCCGAGGATGACTGGGACGGCTGGAAGCTGTTGACCGACAAGATCGGTGACAAGATCCAGTTGGTCGGTGACGATCTGTTTGTCACCAACCCTGCGCGTCTGGCCGATGGGATCGCCAAGGGCAGCGCCAACTCTATGCTGGTAAAAGTCAATCAAATCGGCAGCTTGACGGAAACACTTCAAGCAGTGGACATGGCGCATCGCGCGCAGTTCACCAATGTAATGTCGCACCGTTCCGGCGAGACCGAGGATGCCACGATTGCTGATCTGGCGGTCGCGACCAACTGCGGGCAGATCAAGACCGGATCTCTTTCGCGTTCCGACCGTTTGGCAAAATACAACCAGCTCATTCGTATCGAGGAGATGCTGGGCGAAACGGCAACCTATGCGGGCCGGTCCATCCTCAAGAACTAG
- a CDS encoding alpha/beta fold hydrolase, whose amino-acid sequence MFLHAVGTSGWMWQDVIAALPDLRCHTVDLPGHGRSAQMRWQSLPAVAEQVLSVIPSQKPVHLVTLSLGSYVRLHLLHHAPGRFASATLSGVHADGMPNKTLMKVMGALMSPFVRLPRLARMNAANLGIPDDRIDGYVAAARLTTPQAFRRASNNAVDFEAPDISGFGGRLLIAAGGKEHALIRDSQTKIAAMVPHGRAAQAPGLGHGWSGQNPRLFAEMVRAMVNNTALPEALVLL is encoded by the coding sequence GTGTTTCTGCACGCCGTCGGGACATCAGGTTGGATGTGGCAGGACGTCATCGCCGCCCTGCCCGATCTGCGCTGTCATACGGTGGACCTGCCGGGTCACGGACGCTCTGCGCAGATGCGATGGCAGTCGCTGCCAGCCGTGGCAGAACAGGTGTTGAGCGTCATACCAAGCCAGAAACCGGTTCATCTGGTGACTTTGTCACTTGGCAGTTACGTCCGTCTGCACTTGTTACACCATGCGCCGGGGCGCTTTGCGTCGGCCACGTTGTCGGGTGTTCATGCAGACGGTATGCCCAACAAGACCCTGATGAAAGTCATGGGCGCGCTGATGTCACCCTTTGTCCGTCTGCCCCGCCTTGCCCGCATGAATGCGGCAAATCTGGGCATTCCCGACGACAGGATCGACGGATATGTCGCTGCGGCCCGCCTGACAACGCCGCAGGCCTTTCGCCGCGCCAGCAACAACGCCGTTGATTTCGAAGCGCCGGATATTTCCGGGTTTGGCGGTCGCTTGTTGATCGCGGCGGGCGGAAAGGAACATGCGCTGATCCGCGACAGCCAAACCAAGATCGCTGCCATGGTCCCACATGGCAGAGCGGCGCAGGCGCCGGGGCTTGGGCATGGTTGGTCAGGTCAGAACCCGCGACTTTTCGCAGAGATGGTCCGGGCAATGGTCAACAACACAGCACTGCCCGAGGCGCTTGTTTTGCTGTGA
- a CDS encoding NAD(P)/FAD-dependent oxidoreductase: MKDIVIVGAGLIGAALAYRLSAAGAKVTIVDMAGPAAGASGTSFGWINASFYKDAEHYRLRAAGIAAHQRLHQILTTGAYTWQPALWYEEQGDALTKMADDLRALDYPVSQFDQAQIADLEPNIVAPDAGLCFAAEGVVDAAALTRDLFAAAQANGARAVLGVTVQAVHRTAGKVTGVTTHQGVIHADQVVVAAGTGAADLIGLPMLTRPGLLMKTNALPPVLAHILVSPAGEVKQDAEGRLVMPTAIGHQADDSTQLAQTPVLAADAALARLQAMIPQHDLCWTEVALAYRPVPQDGLPVIGAVEPGLYACVMHSGVTLAAISAEYATQELLHGDMVNALGPYRPTRFD, translated from the coding sequence ATGAAAGATATCGTGATTGTAGGGGCCGGGCTGATCGGGGCGGCACTGGCCTATCGCCTGTCAGCGGCAGGGGCAAAGGTGACGATTGTGGACATGGCTGGGCCCGCTGCGGGGGCCTCGGGTACTTCTTTTGGCTGGATCAACGCCAGCTTTTATAAGGATGCGGAACACTACCGCTTGCGTGCGGCCGGCATTGCCGCGCATCAGCGGCTGCACCAGATCCTTACCACCGGTGCCTACACATGGCAGCCCGCGCTTTGGTATGAAGAACAGGGCGATGCGCTCACCAAGATGGCCGACGATCTGCGCGCGCTTGACTACCCGGTGAGCCAATTTGATCAGGCCCAGATCGCGGATTTGGAACCCAACATCGTGGCCCCCGACGCAGGCCTTTGCTTCGCGGCAGAGGGCGTGGTCGATGCCGCCGCATTAACCCGCGATCTGTTCGCCGCCGCTCAGGCGAACGGTGCGCGCGCCGTGCTGGGCGTGACCGTGCAGGCAGTGCACCGGACCGCCGGAAAGGTGACTGGCGTTACAACGCACCAAGGTGTCATCCACGCCGATCAGGTGGTCGTCGCCGCTGGCACCGGGGCGGCAGATTTGATCGGTCTGCCGATGCTGACCCGACCGGGATTGCTGATGAAAACCAATGCCTTACCGCCGGTTCTCGCCCATATACTGGTCAGCCCCGCGGGCGAGGTAAAGCAAGACGCCGAGGGTCGCTTGGTCATGCCGACAGCGATTGGGCATCAGGCCGATGACAGCACGCAGCTTGCCCAAACCCCTGTGCTGGCGGCCGATGCCGCATTGGCGCGATTGCAGGCGATGATTCCACAGCACGATCTCTGTTGGACCGAAGTGGCGCTGGCCTACCGCCCGGTGCCGCAGGATGGATTGCCGGTGATTGGGGCCGTGGAACCGGGGCTTTATGCCTGCGTGATGCACTCTGGCGTGACCTTGGCGGCCATCTCGGCTGAATACGCCACGCAGGAATTGCTGCATGGCGATATGGTCAATGCGCTGGGGCCATATCGCCCGACACGGTTTGACTAA
- a CDS encoding cupin domain-containing protein, which yields MTADEIIAHLDLQPHPEGGYYRQTWAAKNAGRATGTCIYFLLKAGESSHWHTVDAAEIWLYHAGAPLVLSRAAQAKGPATDDLLGPDLAAGQAPQLIVPPGHWQAARTTGDYTLVSCTVSPGFLFETFVLADAGFDIPRVG from the coding sequence ATGACAGCTGATGAGATCATTGCCCATCTGGACCTGCAACCGCATCCTGAAGGTGGCTATTACCGCCAGACATGGGCTGCAAAGAATGCGGGCCGCGCGACAGGGACTTGTATCTACTTCCTGTTGAAAGCCGGAGAATCGAGCCATTGGCACACGGTGGATGCCGCTGAAATCTGGCTGTATCACGCAGGTGCGCCGCTGGTCCTGTCGCGCGCGGCGCAGGCCAAGGGCCCTGCAACGGATGATCTGTTGGGCCCCGATTTGGCGGCGGGTCAAGCCCCGCAATTGATCGTCCCGCCGGGTCATTGGCAGGCCGCACGCACCACCGGCGACTACACGCTGGTCAGTTGCACTGTGTCCCCCGGTTTCCTATTCGAAACCTTCGTGCTGGCGGATGCCGGTTTTGATATCCCGCGCGTCGGATAG
- a CDS encoding ABC transporter permease, whose translation MNDILDGLVAAFWLVATLDADLVQISLRSLQVSISALMVASLIAIPLGTALAVQRFRLRRLVIAVLNALMGLPPVVVGLIVYILLSRSGPFGVLGLLFTPTAMIIAQVIIITPLIASITHQAMRELWAEYHDLLISLNATKWQRIVTLITDGRRALLTAALAGFGRAIGEVGAIMIVGGNIDNATRVLTTAIALETGKGDFALALALGFVLIGLALVINLAIHWLSGTERRGRW comes from the coding sequence ATGAATGATATCCTTGATGGACTGGTGGCCGCCTTTTGGCTGGTCGCAACGCTGGATGCCGATCTGGTGCAAATCAGCTTGCGGTCACTGCAGGTCAGCATCAGTGCGCTGATGGTTGCCAGCCTGATTGCGATCCCCTTGGGGACGGCGCTGGCGGTGCAGCGGTTCCGCCTGCGGCGCCTTGTGATTGCCGTTCTGAACGCGCTGATGGGCCTGCCGCCTGTGGTGGTCGGTCTAATCGTCTACATCTTGCTGAGCCGGTCCGGTCCGTTTGGTGTCCTGGGCCTGCTGTTCACGCCCACCGCCATGATTATCGCACAGGTGATCATCATCACGCCGCTGATCGCCTCGATCACCCACCAGGCGATGCGAGAGCTTTGGGCCGAGTATCATGACCTGCTGATCTCGCTGAATGCTACAAAGTGGCAGCGGATCGTCACCTTGATCACCGATGGCAGGCGCGCGTTGCTGACGGCTGCACTGGCCGGATTTGGCCGCGCCATCGGAGAGGTCGGCGCGATCATGATCGTGGGCGGTAACATCGACAATGCGACACGGGTGCTGACCACCGCGATCGCGCTTGAGACCGGCAAGGGCGATTTCGCCTTGGCGCTGGCGTTGGGGTTTGTGCTGATCGGGCTGGCGCTGGTGATCAATCTGGCGATCCATTGGCTGTCTGGCACGGAACGGCGGGGGCGCTGGTGA
- a CDS encoding ATP-binding cassette domain-containing protein, whose protein sequence is MLPLNAKGLIVRRKGKVLLGPIDLTLEGAGITVVMGPNGSGKTTLLRALHGIERLSDGTLDWAVPAAVAHQHQSFVFQAPVVLRRTVAGNLRYPLTLSRAPDQEARVADWAARAGLTAKLHLQASRLSGGERQKLALARALITAPKVLFLDEPCASLDGAATRAIEALLLDAASRGTRIILATHDMGQARRLASDALFMVQGQIHERGNDILNAPQTPELAAFLRGDIL, encoded by the coding sequence ATGTTGCCGCTGAACGCCAAGGGGCTGATCGTGCGTCGCAAGGGAAAGGTGCTGCTTGGCCCAATTGATCTGACGCTGGAGGGTGCCGGGATCACCGTGGTCATGGGGCCAAACGGGTCAGGCAAGACCACGCTGTTGCGCGCGCTGCACGGGATCGAGCGGTTGTCGGATGGCACCTTGGACTGGGCTGTTCCCGCTGCCGTGGCGCATCAGCACCAGTCCTTCGTGTTCCAGGCCCCCGTGGTGTTGCGCCGCACGGTGGCAGGCAATCTGCGCTATCCGCTGACCCTGTCGCGAGCGCCCGACCAAGAGGCCCGCGTTGCGGATTGGGCGGCCCGTGCGGGGCTGACGGCCAAGCTGCACCTGCAAGCGTCGCGCCTGTCGGGGGGCGAGCGGCAAAAGCTAGCACTCGCCCGCGCGCTGATCACCGCCCCCAAGGTGCTGTTTCTGGATGAGCCCTGCGCCAGTCTTGACGGGGCTGCGACCCGTGCGATTGAAGCCTTGCTGCTGGACGCGGCGTCACGCGGCACGCGGATCATCCTTGCCACCCACGACATGGGGCAGGCCCGCAGGCTGGCGAGTGACGCGCTGTTCATGGTGCAGGGCCAGATCCACGAGCGCGGGAACGACATTCTGAACGCCCCGCAAACTCCTGAGCTTGCGGCCTTTTTACGGGGGGACATCCTGTGA
- a CDS encoding substrate-binding domain-containing protein: MRLIAALWLLLSAPLAHAETLKLAVTTSFENSGLADVLLPAIAADTGITVQLLVVGTGQALRLGAAGDVDAVLVHARAAEEDFVAAGYGTHRREIMYNDFVLIGPANDPAGIRDATSARDALARIGQAKALFVSRGDDSGTHKAEQALWPDPPAGDWYLETGSGMGAALNTAAGLPAYVLADRASWLNFGNPGDLALLYAGDPMLFNQYSLLPVNPEQHPHVAVGAVAKLEAWLTSPRAADLINGYTIKGAQLFTFNATP; the protein is encoded by the coding sequence ATGCGCCTGATCGCTGCCCTTTGGCTACTGCTTTCGGCACCTCTTGCCCATGCCGAGACGCTCAAGCTTGCAGTCACCACATCCTTTGAAAACTCAGGGCTGGCAGATGTGCTTCTGCCCGCGATTGCTGCTGATACCGGGATCACGGTGCAACTGTTGGTCGTCGGCACTGGGCAGGCCCTGCGGCTGGGTGCGGCGGGTGATGTGGATGCGGTGCTGGTGCATGCGCGCGCCGCCGAAGAGGATTTTGTCGCCGCGGGCTACGGCACCCATCGGCGCGAGATCATGTATAACGATTTTGTCCTGATCGGCCCCGCAAATGACCCCGCTGGCATCCGTGATGCGACGTCGGCCCGTGATGCGCTGGCGCGGATTGGGCAGGCCAAGGCCCTGTTTGTCAGTCGTGGCGATGACAGCGGCACCCATAAAGCGGAACAAGCCCTTTGGCCCGATCCGCCTGCAGGCGATTGGTATCTGGAAACCGGGTCCGGCATGGGGGCCGCGCTGAACACCGCCGCTGGGCTGCCCGCTTACGTTTTGGCCGACAGGGCCAGCTGGCTGAACTTTGGCAATCCGGGCGATCTGGCGCTGCTTTATGCAGGCGACCCGATGTTGTTCAACCAGTACAGCCTGCTGCCGGTCAATCCCGAGCAGCACCCGCATGTGGCCGTCGGTGCCGTGGCAAAGCTTGAGGCTTGGCTGACCAGCCCGCGCGCGGCCGATCTGATCAATGGCTACACGATCAAAGGCGCACAGCTTTTTACCTTTAACGCCACGCCCTAA
- a CDS encoding TIGR00266 family protein produces MRCHEVDYEIFGDDMQIVEVELDPGEKLIAEAGAMNYMEDGIGFDTKMGDGTTPTSGVMGALMNVGKRVLTGESIFLTHFRNDAPSGKRRVAFAAPYPGKIIPIDMATVGEELICQKDAFLCAAFGTTTDIAFQRKLGAGFFGGEGFIMQRLRGDGMAFIHVGGTVIKRELAAGETLRVDTGCFAACSSTVDYNIERAGNLKSMVFGGEGLFIATLHGPGTVYLQSLPFSRLANRVLQAAGGGKGEGSVLGGLGDMFGDR; encoded by the coding sequence ATGCGATGCCATGAAGTAGATTACGAAATTTTCGGCGATGACATGCAAATCGTCGAAGTTGAACTCGACCCCGGAGAGAAGCTGATCGCCGAGGCCGGTGCGATGAACTACATGGAAGACGGCATCGGGTTTGACACCAAGATGGGCGATGGCACCACGCCGACCTCCGGGGTGATGGGCGCGCTGATGAACGTGGGCAAACGGGTGCTGACCGGCGAATCAATCTTTTTGACCCACTTTCGCAACGACGCCCCCAGCGGCAAGCGCCGCGTGGCTTTTGCGGCACCCTATCCGGGCAAGATCATACCCATCGACATGGCCACTGTCGGGGAAGAGCTGATTTGCCAGAAAGATGCTTTTCTCTGTGCGGCCTTCGGCACCACCACCGACATCGCCTTTCAGCGCAAGCTGGGGGCGGGGTTCTTTGGCGGTGAAGGATTTATCATGCAGCGCCTGCGCGGCGATGGCATGGCCTTCATCCATGTGGGCGGCACGGTGATCAAACGCGAATTGGCCGCGGGTGAAACCTTGCGCGTCGATACGGGCTGTTTTGCGGCCTGCTCCAGCACGGTCGACTACAACATCGAACGCGCAGGCAACCTCAAGTCGATGGTTTTCGGCGGCGAAGGGCTGTTTATCGCCACGCTGCACGGTCCGGGCACCGTCTATCTGCAATCGCTGCCGTTCTCGCGCTTGGCGAACCGGGTGCTGCAAGCCGCAGGCGGCGGCAAGGGCGAAGGCTCGGTCCTTGGTGGGCTGGGGGATATGTTCGGCGACCGATAA
- a CDS encoding vitamin B12-dependent ribonucleotide reductase → MKIERNFTTAGEDAYAGIGFRSATSEIRNPDGTIVFKLENCEIPEAWSQVASDVIAQKYFRKAGVPSEIKRVKEKGVPEFLWRGEPAKGATMSGETSAKQVFDRLAGAWAYWGWKGGYFTTEEDARAYYDEMRHMLATQRAAPNSPQWFNTGLHWAYGIDGPAQGHYYVDYQTKELTKSASSYEHPQPHACFIQSVSDDLVNDGGIMDLWVREARLFKYGSGTGTNFSSLRGEGEPLSGGGKSSGLMGFLKIGDRAAGAIKSGGTTRRAAKMVIVDADHPDIEEFINWKVIEEQKVASIVAGSKMHEQKLNAIFAAIKAWDGAEADAYDPKVNNTLQAAVRDAKKVMIPETYIKRVLDYAKQGHTSIEFPTYDTDWDSEAYSSVSGQNSNNSIRVTDAFLKAVENGEQWKLRNRKNGEVAKIIDARELWEKVGHAAWACADPGIQYHDTVNAWHTCPEDGEIRGSNPCSEYMFLDDTACNLASMNLLTFYKDGQFQVEDYIHATRLWTVTLEISVMMAQFPSKEIAQRSYDFRTLGLGYANIGGLLMNMGYGYDSAEGRSMGAVLTAILTGVSYATSAEMAGELGAFPGYKKNSKHMLRVIKNHRQAALGKTDGYDNLDIKPVALDHANCPDDRLCDIAVGAWDEALKLGKKHGYRNAQVSVIAPTGTIGLVMDCDTTGIEPDFALVKFKKLAGGGYFKIINQSVPAALETLGYGSAQIEEIIAYAVGHGSLGQAPAINHTSLIGHGFGQAELEKIEGALKSAFDIRFVFNQWTLGEEFCTQTLGIPAAKLNDPTFDLLRHLGFSKQDIDAANDHVCGTMTLEGAPFLKDEHLNVFDCANPCGKKGKRFLSVDSHIHMMAAAQSFISGAISKTINMPNDATIEDCQKAYELSWSLGIKANALYRDGSKLSQPLAAALVEDDEEAQEVLESGSQQEKAAVLAEKVVEKIIVKEILKEHERTKMPQRRRGYTQKAIVGGHKVYLRTGEYESGKLGEIFIDMHKEGAGFRAMMNNFAIAVSVGLQYGVPLEEFVDAFTFTKFEPAGMVQGNDSIKTATSILDYIFRELAVSYLDRTDLAHVKPEGVSFDELGRGEEEGVSNFTELEGTRASSQVDVLKKVVSTGYLRNRAPQELMVLDGGMNPVAALNTLVPEVADAAVAEAVTSTTGLTLRDKAKMQGYEGDPCGECGNYTLVRNGTCMKCNTCGGTSGCS, encoded by the coding sequence ATGAAGATTGAACGCAATTTCACCACCGCAGGCGAAGATGCATATGCCGGGATCGGGTTTCGCAGCGCGACATCCGAAATCAGGAATCCTGACGGCACCATCGTCTTCAAGCTGGAAAATTGCGAAATCCCCGAAGCTTGGAGCCAGGTCGCCTCTGACGTGATTGCACAGAAGTATTTCCGCAAGGCCGGCGTGCCCTCTGAGATCAAGCGCGTGAAGGAAAAGGGCGTGCCAGAGTTTCTGTGGCGCGGCGAACCTGCCAAAGGGGCCACCATGAGTGGTGAGACTTCCGCCAAACAGGTGTTTGACCGTCTGGCCGGGGCTTGGGCCTATTGGGGCTGGAAGGGTGGCTATTTCACCACCGAGGAAGACGCCCGCGCCTACTACGACGAAATGCGCCACATGCTGGCGACCCAGCGCGCGGCCCCCAACAGCCCGCAGTGGTTCAACACCGGCCTGCACTGGGCCTACGGCATCGATGGGCCTGCACAGGGCCACTACTATGTGGATTATCAGACCAAAGAGCTGACCAAATCCGCCTCTTCCTACGAACACCCGCAACCGCACGCCTGCTTCATTCAGTCAGTGTCCGACGATCTGGTCAACGACGGCGGCATCATGGACCTCTGGGTGCGCGAGGCGCGCCTGTTCAAGTACGGCTCTGGCACCGGCACCAACTTTAGCTCGCTGCGTGGCGAGGGTGAGCCGCTGTCGGGTGGTGGTAAATCCTCTGGCCTGATGGGTTTCCTGAAAATCGGCGACCGGGCTGCCGGTGCGATCAAATCGGGCGGCACAACTCGCCGTGCGGCCAAGATGGTGATCGTCGATGCCGACCACCCCGACATCGAGGAATTCATCAACTGGAAGGTCATCGAAGAACAAAAGGTCGCGTCCATCGTTGCTGGCTCCAAGATGCACGAGCAAAAGCTGAACGCGATCTTTGCGGCGATCAAAGCATGGGACGGGGCGGAAGCTGACGCCTATGACCCCAAGGTGAACAACACCCTGCAAGCCGCTGTGCGCGATGCAAAAAAAGTGATGATCCCCGAAACCTACATCAAGCGCGTGCTGGACTACGCCAAGCAGGGCCACACCAGCATTGAATTTCCGACCTATGACACCGATTGGGATAGCGAAGCCTATTCCAGTGTTTCCGGCCAGAACTCCAACAACTCCATCCGCGTCACGGATGCTTTCCTGAAAGCGGTCGAAAATGGCGAGCAGTGGAAGCTGCGCAACCGCAAGAACGGCGAAGTGGCGAAAATCATCGACGCCCGCGAGTTGTGGGAAAAAGTGGGGCACGCCGCATGGGCCTGTGCCGATCCGGGCATCCAGTACCACGATACCGTCAACGCTTGGCACACTTGCCCAGAAGACGGTGAGATTCGGGGATCAAACCCTTGTTCTGAATACATGTTCCTCGATGACACGGCCTGTAACCTGGCCTCGATGAACTTGCTGACTTTCTACAAGGACGGCCAGTTTCAGGTCGAAGACTACATCCACGCCACACGCCTCTGGACTGTGACGCTCGAAATCTCTGTGATGATGGCGCAGTTCCCGTCCAAGGAAATCGCGCAGCGGTCTTATGACTTCCGCACGCTGGGTCTGGGCTATGCCAACATCGGCGGTCTGCTGATGAATATGGGCTACGGTTACGACAGCGCCGAAGGCCGCAGCATGGGCGCAGTCCTGACCGCGATCCTGACAGGCGTGTCTTATGCCACATCCGCCGAAATGGCTGGTGAGCTGGGGGCATTCCCCGGTTACAAGAAAAACAGCAAGCACATGCTGCGCGTGATCAAAAACCACCGTCAGGCTGCTTTGGGCAAGACCGATGGCTATGACAATCTGGACATCAAGCCAGTAGCACTTGACCACGCCAACTGCCCCGATGATCGCCTGTGCGACATTGCGGTCGGTGCATGGGACGAGGCGCTGAAGCTGGGTAAAAAGCACGGCTACCGCAACGCGCAAGTGTCGGTGATTGCGCCGACCGGGACCATTGGTCTTGTCATGGATTGTGACACAACCGGGATTGAGCCTGACTTTGCGCTGGTGAAGTTCAAAAAACTCGCCGGTGGCGGTTATTTCAAGATCATCAACCAGTCGGTACCTGCAGCCCTTGAAACACTCGGCTACGGTTCTGCCCAGATCGAAGAAATCATTGCCTATGCGGTTGGCCACGGGTCATTGGGCCAAGCACCTGCGATCAACCACACCAGCCTGATCGGTCATGGTTTTGGTCAGGCCGAGCTGGAAAAGATCGAAGGCGCGCTGAAGTCAGCTTTCGACATCCGGTTCGTGTTCAACCAGTGGACGCTGGGGGAAGAGTTCTGCACCCAGACGCTGGGCATCCCTGCGGCCAAGCTGAACGACCCGACCTTTGATCTGCTGCGCCACCTTGGCTTCTCCAAGCAGGACATCGACGCGGCCAACGACCACGTCTGCGGCACCATGACGCTGGAAGGCGCGCCGTTCCTCAAGGACGAGCACCTGAACGTCTTTGACTGCGCCAACCCCTGCGGCAAGAAGGGCAAGCGTTTCCTGTCCGTCGACAGCCACATCCACATGATGGCCGCCGCGCAATCGTTCATCTCTGGCGCGATCTCCAAGACGATCAACATGCCAAACGATGCTACGATCGAAGACTGCCAGAAGGCCTATGAACTCAGCTGGTCGCTCGGCATCAAGGCCAACGCGCTCTACCGTGACGGCTCCAAGCTCAGCCAGCCACTTGCCGCCGCACTCGTCGAAGACGACGAAGAGGCGCAAGAGGTGCTGGAAAGCGGCAGCCAGCAGGAAAAAGCCGCCGTGCTGGCTGAAAAAGTGGTCGAGAAGATCATCGTCAAAGAGATCCTCAAAGAGCACGAGCGCACCAAGATGCCCCAGCGCCGTCGCGGCTACACCCAAAAGGCCATCGTCGGCGGGCACAAGGTCTACTTGCGCACCGGTGAATACGAAAGCGGCAAGCTGGGCGAAATCTTCATCGACATGCACAAAGAGGGTGCGGGCTTCCGGGCGATGATGAACAACTTCGCCATCGCGGTCTCCGTGGGCCTGCAATACGGCGTGCCGCTCGAGGAATTCGTTGACGCCTTCACCTTCACCAAGTTCGAACCCGCAGGCATGGTGCAGGGCAACGACAGCATCAAGACCGCGACGTCGATCCTTGACTACATCTTCCGCGAACTGGCTGTGTCCTACCTCGACCGCACCGATCTGGCGCACGTCAAACCCGAAGGCGTCAGCTTTGACGAGCTGGGCCGTGGCGAGGAAGAGGGTGTCTCGAACTTCACCGAACTGGAAGGCACCCGCGCGTCGTCACAGGTGGATGTGCTGAAAAAGGTGGTGTCCACGGGCTACCTCCGCAACCGCGCACCGCAAGAGCTGATGGTGCTGGATGGCGGCATGAACCCGGTCGCAGCCCTCAACACGCTTGTGCCAGAGGTGGCCGACGCCGCCGTGGCTGAGGCCGTGACCTCAACCACCGGACTGACCCTGCGCGACAAGGCCAAGATGCAGGGCTACGAGGGCGACCCCTGCGGCGAATGCGGCAACTACACGCTGGTGCGCAACGGGACATGCATGAAGTGCAATACCTGCGGTGGGACAAGCGGGTGTAGCTGA
- a CDS encoding DUF192 domain-containing protein: MMRLALAFCLTGQVASAACSDDKVSVKGDFGLAHFSVDLADDPQERAQGLMFVEEMGTLEGMLFIYEAPRNATFWMRNTLIPLDMLFTDDTGVITHIHENAVPLDETTIDGGDDVLAVLEVNGGLSTRLGIKVGDVLQHPAFGANAVLPCE; encoded by the coding sequence ATGATGCGTCTGGCTTTGGCGTTTTGCCTGACCGGGCAGGTGGCATCTGCCGCCTGCAGCGATGACAAGGTCTCGGTCAAAGGCGATTTTGGTCTGGCGCATTTCAGTGTTGATCTGGCCGATGACCCGCAGGAACGCGCCCAGGGGCTGATGTTTGTCGAAGAGATGGGCACGCTGGAAGGCATGCTCTTTATCTACGAGGCGCCGCGCAACGCGACATTCTGGATGCGCAACACACTGATTCCCCTCGACATGCTGTTTACGGATGACACCGGGGTTATCACCCACATCCACGAAAACGCGGTGCCGCTGGATGAAACCACCATTGATGGTGGGGACGATGTGCTTGCCGTGCTTGAGGTTAACGGCGGTTTGAGCACCCGTTTGGGCATCAAGGTGGGGGATGTGTTGCAACATCCTGCATTTGGCGCGAATGCGGTCTTGCCCTGCGAATAA